A single genomic interval of Musa acuminata AAA Group cultivar baxijiao chromosome BXJ3-4, Cavendish_Baxijiao_AAA, whole genome shotgun sequence harbors:
- the LOC135634845 gene encoding protein LURP-one-related 8-like: protein MTRKVHPNAAAPAREPPRIASCCGGDDAWGKDNAAVLTVWRKSLLFSCSGFTVFDAKGDLVFRVETYGSGTAGELVLMDAAGKPLLTLRRKRLSLGENWLIYDGEDAGNPLYSVRKHVNLRRCKALAHVTPCGSDGCGGYEVEGSYSRRSCTVFDDRGRAVAEVQQKEAVGGVAFGGEVFRLVIQPDMNACLAMAVLIVLDQMFGSRS, encoded by the exons ATGACGAGGAAGGTCCACCCGAACGCTGCCGCTCCGGCTCGCGAGCCCCCGAGGATCGCCTCCTGTTGTGGCGGCGATGATGCGTGGGGGAAGGATAACGCCGCGGTGTTGACGGTGTGGCGGAAGTCGCTGCTGTTCAGTTGCAGTGGGTTCACGGTCTTCGATGCCAAGGGCGACTTGGTGTTCCGAGTCGAAACCTACGGATCGGGGACCGCGGGGGAGCTCGTGCTCATGGATGCCGCCGGGAAGCCGTTGCTCACCCTGCGAAGAAAG AGGCTGAGTCTCGGGGAGAACTGGCTGATCTACGACGGGGAGGACGCCGGTAACCCACTGTACTCCGTCAGGAAGCACGTGAACCTCCGGCGCTGCAAGGCCCTCGCGCATGTGACCCCTTGCGGCAGCGACGGCTGTGGAGGGTATGAGGTGGAGGGGTCGTACTCGCGGCGGAGCTGCACCGTCTTTGACGACCGGGGGCGCGCCGTGGCGGAGGTCCAGCAAAAGGAGGCCGTCGGCGGCGTGGCCTTCGGCGGAGAGGTCTTTCGGCTGGTGATCCAGCCGGATATGAACGCGTGCCTCGCCATGGCCGTCCTCATCGTCCTCGATCAGATGTTCGGATCGAGATCCTAA
- the LOC135634926 gene encoding cyclin-dependent kinase B1-1-like, with the protein MEKYEKLEKVGEGTYGKVYKAKDKATGQLVALKKTRLQMDEEGIPPTSLREISLLQLLSRSIYIVRLLNVEQVKKNNKPILYLVFEYVDTDLKKFIDSYRRGSNPRPIPSPVIQSFLYQLCKGVAHCHGHGVLHRDLKPQNLLVDKEKGILKIADLGLGRAFTIPLKSYTHEIVTLWYRAPEVLLGTTHYSTGVDMWSIGCIFAEMVRRQLLFPGDSELQQLLHIFRLLGTPTEEQWPGVVLLRDWHEYPQWKPQNLARAVPALEPEGVDLLSKMLQYDPANRISAKAAMEHPYFDSLDKSQF; encoded by the exons ATGGAGAAGTACGAGAAGCTGGAGAAGGTCGGGGAGGGGACGTACGGGAAGGTGTACAAGGCGAAGGACAAGGCCACGGGGCAGCTCGTCGCCCTCAAGAAGACCCGCCTCCAGATGGACGAGGAGGGCATCCCCCCCACTTCCCTCCGCGAGATCTCCCTCCTCCAGTTGCTCTCCCGCTCCATCTACATCGTTCG TTTGCTGAATGTGGAGCAAGTGAAGAAGAATAACAAGCCCATTCTCTATCTGGTGTTCGAGTATGTGGATACTGACCTCAAGAAGTTCATCGACTCCTATCGCAGGGGATCCAACCCCAGGCCGATCCCCTCCCCTGTCATTCAG AGCTTTTTGTATCAGTTATGTAAAGGAGTTGCACATTGTCATGGTCATGGAGTGCTTCACAG GGATCTGAAGCCTCAAAATCTTCttgttgacaaagagaagggcatCTTGAAAATAGCCGATCTTGGGCTGGGAAGAGCCTTCACCATTCCTCTAAAGAGTTACACACACGAG ATCGTAACGCTTTGGTATAGAGCTCCTGAGGTCTTGTTGGGAACAACCCACTACTCAACTGGAGTGGATATGTGGTCCATAGGATGTATATTTG CTGAAATGGTGCGAAGACAACTACTTTTTCCTGGTGACTCGGAGTTGCAGCAATTACTTCACATCTTCAG GCTTTTAGGGACTCCAACTGAGGAACAGTGGCCTGGAGTTGTCTTACTGCGGGATTGGCATGAGTATCCACAGTGGAAACCTCAAAACTTGGCACGTGCAGTTCCGGCATTGGAACCTGAAGGCGTTGACCTTTTATCG AAGATGCTTCAATATGACCCAGCCAACCGGATATCAGCTAAAGCAGCAATGGAGCATCCCTATTTCGATTCCCTCGACAAGTCACAATTTTAG
- the LOC103980249 gene encoding uncharacterized protein LOC103980249 translates to MKVSGENNGHLPSPTDARHKLERRRRRRKLCCLLCLLILALLIIAAVVLALTVFKVRDPTMELVSTTVSGVSPNISLSSLRVEFNITLDLAVRVRNRNYASFAHASGGHTQLLYRGAEVGKARVEPGRIPARGTELLRLALEVEVDQLATDLGSLLADAASGAVAFDAETRMPGRVTLLGFIKHHAVATSDCHVVIGVPDLSVQSQECAMKTKL, encoded by the coding sequence ATGAAGGTCTCCGGCGAGAACAACGGCCACCTTCCCTCTCCCACCGACGCCCGCCATAAACTGGAACGCCGACGGCGGCGACGCAAGCTCTGCTGCCTTCTCTGCCTCCTTATCCTCGCCCTCCTCATCATCGCCGCCGTCGTCCTCGCCCTCACCGTCTTCAAGGTCCGCGACCCGACGATGGAGCTCGTCTCCACCACCGTCTCGGGGGTCTCCCCCAACATCAGCCTGTCCTCCCTTCGCGTGGAGTTCAACATCACCCTCGACCTGGCGGTGCGCGTCCGCAACCGCAACTACGCGTCCTTCGCCCACGCCTCCGGCGGCCACACTCAACTCCTCTACCGCGGGGCCGAGGTCGGGAAAGCCAGGGTGGAGCCCGGGCGGATCCCGGCGCGGGGGACGGAGCTCCTCCGCCTTGctctggaggtggaggtggaccaGCTCGCGACGGATCTAGGCAGCCTCCTGGCGGACGCCGCCTCGGGGGCGGTGGCGTTCGACGCGGAGACAAGGATGCCGGGTCGGGTCACCTTGCTGGGCTTCATAAAGCACCACGCGGTGGCCACGTCCGACTGCCACGTGGTCATCGGCGTCCCCGACCTCAGCGTGCAGAGCCAGGAGTGCGCCATGAAGACGAAGCTTTAA